In Brassica napus cultivar Da-Ae chromosome C2, Da-Ae, whole genome shotgun sequence, the sequence taattaatctaaacttagggtttagagttaatagATAAGTTTTTGGGAtaggattttaaatttttaaaataaaaaataaatattaaaaatttcaaaataaaaaatagttattttgatcattttctttttgaaggctatttttgtgacaaaaacttaaaaaattatttgaaataattgCCCAGATAAATATCTTCAAACCAACACTTTGgacttgttttgttttgttttgttcagcCGCTTACATGCCTAACAACGTTAGATTTGTCGGGATCTGAAAAGCTTCAAGAAGTTCCAAATCTTTCGTTGGCAATTAATATGGAGTGGATGAATCTCGGAGGTTGCTCAAGCTTGGTGGAGCTTCCTTCTTCCTCTATTCAGAATCTTAAAAAGATAACTTATTTGAGCATGGAGGATTGCACAAAGCTGGAGACTCTTCCAACTGATGTCCACCTTGAATATCTTGACGGCCTCAATCTCGGAGGATGCTCAAGGCTGAGGATGTTTCCTAGGATCTCAGCTACACTTCTCATTCTAAATCAAACAGCGATTGAAGAAGTTCTCGGGTGGATCAAGACCTTCTCTAGGCTCAGATGCTTACGTATGAAGGAATGCaagaatttaaaatacaaacccTGCTTTCATGGGATGCAACATCTTAAAGAGGTTGACTTTTCAGGATGCGGGGATATCCAGACCATGTATTCCAGATGGTTTCAGATCCGTCATTTTGGGTTTCCCCTTTTAAAGTTTGAGGCCTTCGATGTCGACTCACCGCTAGAAAGTGTTCGTGATATGTTACATCGTATGTCAAGCAGTCTTGCAATTGAAGAAATCCCCTATAACCAGCGTTTAGAGAATCTCAATACCCTTTGAGCTAAAGCAATCAGTCATGCAGTGTTACAAGAAGTGAAGCAGCTAATGATATTGTTATTCAAGGTATACACGTGTATACCCTTAAGTATCTAttttatctataataataaaacagaGTTTTCTCTCACCTTAGCCCTACACGTCCCTCTTTAGGGTGGACATTTATTGACATGTGTCGGAACCTAAGGATGTCTACGTTTTTTGGTTTACACGGGCCGTCAAAATCAGTTCTGAACTGTTATTTATTTGTCACTTTAAGCCCAAATTAGAGCCCAGACATAGAAGTGCATTAGGGTTTTCTCTATCTTCTTCTGGCGGCTCATTGTCGACGAAGAAAACACAGAGAAGCTTGAATCGACGTCCCGATATACATAAATGTCTCCATCATCCATAACTCTGTTCTTAACTCCACCTCCCCCTTTTAATCCACTCAATATATCTCTTTGTATCCCACCGTAACCGGCTTCATCTTCATCGATGAGAATGTAAGCACATCGTCTCTTTCTAAACCCTCTTAACAGTTTCATTTTGTCCAAATCTCTTATATTTTATCTTGATCACTCAATCAGTCTACGGTGGTGCACGGATCTGTTTCTGCCCTTCGCCAACTTAGGTTTAGACAAGGTATGACCAAAAGCTCTGTCTACACACTAAGCGATCATGTAGCTGGTAAGTTAATTTGTTTGGTTCACGTTAACTTATATACATTCCAATGTGTTTTGGCAGGGAAGCTATATTTAAATGGCACATCTGCGAAACGTATTTACTTTTGACTCTGAGACTCTTGTAGGAAAATATACGTTTGACAGGCAAGCCTCCTTACTCTAATTAGATAATGCTACTTTGACTATTTTAGATATTGTGTCGTCATCAGCCTTTACATGTTATTTATCCTCGCAGATTGCCAGGTGGTGGGACAGACCAGTCAGCGTCTTCATCAAAGGCGTCTTCATCAAATGCGTCTCATGCAATGAAACCAATGCTGTGGCTGAACTGAGGTAAGTTATTTTCTCTTTGTGCTTCTAggttgtggaaaaaaaaaacaaatattcattCCAATATGACAGGTATTGTGTAATACTCTCCGTGTCAGATGACACTGGCACAACGGCTTTCCATGGCATTGATACAGAGGTGGCTAAACTGACTCATGTTCTTGCTTCTGAAGCTGCACAGATCGTGGTATGCCCTCTAATCAACCTCTTAAGTATTGAGCGTGTCATGTAACTGGGGATAATTAACTTAGATGTAATTTTTTCCGCCAAATTGCAGGGGATAGGTGCTAATGCTCAGGTTGACATCGAGCTCTCTCGCTCACTCGCTGATCTCGTGGGGAGTACCTACACTTTTCAGTTCAAGTTAAAGGACTTCAATTTTACTCCAAACCACCAAACCTTTACGATTTCTCGCATTTTCCCTGCACGTGTGCTTGCGCAAGTTCCAACTTTTGCTGTGAGTGTCCTTGACTTCTCCTCATTTGGAAGCGCTGGTTTTATAAATATCTGATTCCAAACTTTGTTATGTTGCTACAGGAAGGTGGAGAGGTCACTGAGCCAGCACTCCCTCAATCTGTGGCACCAGGATCAGATGACAGAGCTGCTAACACGTACAATGTTGCAGATCAACTCAACGCAGCTGATGGTGCACAGCTTGGACATGAAGCAGTAGCATCGGGTGAAGTCGATGTGGAAGAAACTGCCCGTAAGAAAGCACGTGTGGAATGAGTGCTAGCTTGGAACCCAAACAACGACGATTAGTCTTAGTCATTTTCTGTTTTCCCACGACTTTCAGTTTCGCTTATGTcgctttccttttttttaaatttagaaaaaaacaatggGTCGTGGTTGTTGTTTCTTCTGTTTTTCTGCGTCTTTTAGTTTCGGTTATGtcgctttttttttctttgattaaaaaaactatGGGTCGTGGTTgttatttctaatttttctgCGTCTTTCATTTTCGGTTATgtcgtttttcttctttttttaattttaaaaaaacctaTGTCGTGGTTGATGTAACTTAttttagggcaaatctccaaaataatatctttctaagtttatgtcacaaaaaatagctttcaaaaactaaaatgaccaaaataacattttatcttttgaaatcttatcccaaaaatCCACTCCccaaccctaaaacctaaactctaaaccctaaatcctaagcCCTAAACCCCACCACTTaactctaaaacctaaactccatccctaaactctaaaccctaaaccctaaactctaaacactaaaccctaaatcctaaactccacccgttaactctaaaccctaatgtctaaattaatttaccattggagtataagtgtatatttatctcttttgataaaacattaaatgctattttagtcatttttatttttagatgctatatttgtaacaaaaacttttttagtgttaTTCTAGTCATTTTCTCCTTCTTTTATCAATGCCAATCTTTTCACAATAACACCACAAcatgtgttttgtttaaatattacgTAGTCATGCAGCGTTTAAATTATGTTACGTTTCAACAAGCCAACGCTTGCAAGGCTTATAAAACATAGTATGTGTTTTAAAATTCAGCAAAATTTAGACTCAAAGTTTGATATCAGAGGCATATATATTAACCAATTTATCACATTTATTAATGTACTATTACGTTAGATTGCATGGTCACAATAAATCTATTTAAAAAGTGACGTTCACAATCAATCTATTTTAAAAGTGACTTCAAATTGGGTGTTAAATTTTTCTCTCTTCCCTCCTAGATCagaggaaaaaaaattgttaaagtGATGGTAACATCCAAGTTAACCCGAAGATGATTACATGTAATAACCTTGACCAGCGACTTTCCACTGCATCTTATAAGACCTAATGACATTTACTTTAGGTCAAGAACATTTGATAATATGTGAGATTTCACCtacttattatttagtttttctcCTGCTACTAGCTTATTATCAACCAACACGAGTctgattaatataaatatttacatcaTGCTAAAATAAATCAAGAGTACGTATCTTTGTGGTTTACTGCTGCTCTGAGAGGGAAAAAAATTGCTTGACACACTTGACTGGGAACACACACTATCTACATCCGTTGTTGctggaaaaatatttaaaaaaacactcAGTGATTACAGTGTTCATCTGGAGGACGACTACTTAATCAACATGGCCAAACTCAAACCCCCACGAAGTTTCGACctccaaaacaaaaatcatctATACAAGAATTGCTACTAATTTTTAAGATAGAAGAAATTTGTCCAATACATATATAGTTCATAGATAGAATAaaatgttattgttttttttcttccttttgtggtttttttaaaataaattattttttacctaTACCTATTTAAAATGATTACTACTCTCCTATGAATAAAATTCCTACCTTCAAATTTCCTTAGAATGAAAAACACTAAAATACAACAACATCTATTACTCTAAACATACGAACCCCTAAACAAACACATTCATTATACTAATTTCCCTCCCGACCATAGACATTTCAACAGTTAAATGTACAACCATATTtactatgaagaagcaatcaacTACACTAAACTACAGACACTACTAACTACTACAAACAAGAACCCAACAGTTTGAACTCCTTATCAAATAAAACTTTCCAAACCTCCAAACCCAGCGCGCAGCGCCGGAATACCCCTAGTACTATTAAACAGAAGCATtaaaagtgtttaaaaaaaaaacagaagcattGAAAAATCGACTTAGAAAAAGTATcgttacatttatttatttattttaatttctctaAACAATAAATTCGTAATtagtattaaatattattttaaatcaatattatttcatttttattcatagaataagaaataacattactataatatttatacatacatAATTCGTATTCATAACTAAATTACTACATcatttagtaaataaaaattaacttaatccatttattaactatttataaaatataaaattaaaataattacatatacagAATTACATATTATTCATGAATTTTACAACATAGTTCAACTTAttacaacaaaatattaaagtaagatatttaaattaataaatcattttatattttaatatacatattaaaaataaactattaaaatataattaaatatatttatcaaatatgaGACGAGTTGAATGGCACAtagttaatttatattataataaaataaattttaacaaataaaaaaagttaaaaataaattcatattgtaatttaaatatctaaaatataagtaaattaATACGAGGCGGTATATAAATGAATTATcgtattttcataaaatatttatataaaaattaatttaattattcatatttttaaaaacaaatgttattataaattatatatgtataaaattttgaattttcagaaataaattttttgttaaaaattaagTCTGCTCTTTGAACATGCGAATCAAATTCTAAAAGTATCTTAAAAAGTAGCCTAGGCTAATTATTTAAGAAGATTTGCGTGAAGGATGTTGTGTATGATAGTTGctaattatttttgatatagTGTTTAGTTTTATGATCGATTGTAAGACTGATCAGTGATTCGGCTTTTTGGTTATTAGAGATGCAAGAGGTAACCGCATCAGCATGTTCCACAAAATAATAACATGTAGGATCTGATTTGGGTCAAACCCAATGAAATATTGGTTTTGACCTTCAAaatttttgtaaactttttatataagaataagtttccaaattttgaaaaaaaattaaggaaaaaagaaacagaaacaaagagtaaaaattaattatatgttcCCCAGCAAATTTTGATGTGAATAACTTAACAAACATCAGGTGCTTACCGTGTCAACGTTGGTGATGGCAAGACATAGTACGATAGCAAAATTCTTCAGTCGCAATGTCTTATGAGAGCTCTTCTAAAGTTCTAATGTACAATTAGTATGTTCAAGTCTGAAACAAAGGGAAGTATAACATGTAACTTCAGCTCTTTTAGAAGATGAGACGTCCATCGAATTGTTTCTTGTAGATAAAAGTTGAAAATACTCAAGTTAACTATGAGTACAAAGATTCACGTTTAATGAGTGTTGTTTGACATTTGTACAACGATTTCATGCTCAGTTGGTTGggtttaaaacatttatagCTTCAAGATTTCGCAGAAGTTTGTTTAGGGATACTGGGCTCTTACTAAATGAGCCATGGgccataaaaaaaataaaaaaaatgcagTGAGCGTGAAACGAAGATGCGACCTTCAGATCTTCAGACTGACGCTCTCCCAACTGACCTATCCCAGCAAGTTGTTCcattgaatattttaattatattatagtcTATTTATGTACTAGGTTAAGTTTTACTAAAACAAAATCTTAGCGTgtcattaattaaaaatcataaCCTAAGAAATGATGATACACTGTCTTGTTGTTCTTTGCTATATAAGTCTCATTCCAATCAAAGATAATCTGGAGAAGTGTGGTTTAGGGTTCTTTAGTGTGTGAGTCAGTAGTTTCTTACTTCTTAGCTGAGCCATGTGCAACAATATCTCGTACCTTTGTCACACTGCTAGTCATAATCCATAGTGGCGTTGTTTCAAAGAATCCATGGATCTAATTTTGGAACTCCCTTATATTCTCCTCCGGTCTCTTCTctccatttttcttcttcttactcttATCGCATTTGGTGAATACCGTAGTCATTCGAACCTGAGgttataaattaacaataacTCATCACACAGAGACAAAGACAAGACATTACCATacgcttcttcttcctcaattCGCCACTAcctttttttatcacaaattgAACAACTTAGCTTAACTTTCTACAGTacagtttcaaattttataactaCATATCTAACTGGTTGGATTTTATAATGGAATTGAGTgaattttgaagatttttttaattaaaacatgaaaattcaAATCCCcaacaaaaaattcaaatctataaaatatttataaaatctacATAAACAAATATCAAATGTCGAGTTTCAGGGTTGTTTATAACTCTTAGTAATATCGTAGGTCTTATGCGTAAGATCTGTAGAATATAAgggttattttataaatattgtttttagtaagatgagaggaaaaaaaaaaggagtcagcGGTTTTGCGTTTTCTTTACAAgtgttctctctcttttttatatTCTCTCGAGTGGTTACTGTTTCTTCATTGTCCAAAACTCGTAGGGAAGAGAGGCAGGtgcgagagagagagggggaaaCCCTATATTCGATCTGCTCCGTTCGTTTTCTCGAATCGAAGGCGATATGGTGTTCTACTTCAAGGCCCGACCAGATGCTGGAGACTACACCATCTTCATGGGGCTTGATAAGTTCGAGAACGAGGAGCTCATCAAGTACGGCTTCCCCGAAGACGTCTGGTGAGCTAGAAAGataatattccttttttttttattccggTCATCCATCGGATTGCCTAACCGTGAAATTGAGTTGGTTTGATCGAATTTGCCGAGTTTGTTTGCTTCATACGTTTTGTGGATTGGTTTATACGGTGAAAATATAACATGTTGGTGTAGGTTTGATTTTGATTGCTATAGGGTTGTTGTTTGTATGTAGAGGTTGCTAAGCAATCTGTGTTCCAAGGCACCCCACTATTCTCCTATCATGACCACGCTGATATGGGCCATTTGAATAACCGGAGAGGCAGCCGGCTGTGCTTTTCCTTGAGAATTAGTCTAGGTCTTTTCATAGATCCGGAATATCCCATGTTGATCAAAAGAAAACATGCTGTTGAGTATGATTTAACTTATGAATACATTATGTCTACCGTCTGGTCATTGGTGATTATCAGCTGATGCAGGTTTCACGTTGATAAAATGTCGTCGGCTCATGTCTACTTGAGGCTTCATAGAGGCCAGGGGTTTGATGACATTAGCGAAGGTGTGCTTGAGGACTGTGCTCAGCTTGTTAAGGCTAACTCCATTCAAGGTAAAGTCTGAAGCCCTTTTCGTGAAGTTAACATTTACAATAACCAACTAGTCTTGGagtatcagttttttttttttcatttctcagTTTCGTTTTAGAAGGAGGGCACATGTAGGCTATATACTGATTTTTTACCGAATGGTGTGAATGGTATTATGTGCCAGGGAACAAGGTGAACAACGTTGATGTTGTGTACACTCCCTGGTCCAACTTGAAGAAAACCGCCTCCATGGATGCTGGTCAAGTTGGTTTCCACAATTCCAAGATGGTAAGCTCTCTCTTCATCTcttcaaaaattgaaaaaatgatCAAGCAATGATGAATTTGACTGATGATGGGTTTCATGTAAGGTCCGGACCATCAGAGTGGAGAAGCGAGTCAATGAAATAGTTAACAGATTGAACAAAACTAAAGTTGAGAGAACACCTGATTTCAGAGGTAAGTCTACAATTTGAATTGCATATGAGAAACGGATAATTGATTAGCTTTACCACTAGTGGGTCTGACCTTTTGTTAAGATGTATTTAGAATGGTTGTTCGTAATTGTTTGTTTATGAAGCGGAGAGAGAAGCAGTGAATGCTGCAGAAAGAGCTGAGAGGAAGCATCATCTGAGGGAGAAGGTCAGTTTCTTCTGTCTCGGTCTTGGTCCTTGTCATCTTCTTAACCTGTGGGAAGTCTCTTATTGACAATCCTCATTGTTGATGGGAGTATTGTGCAGAAGAAACATGAAGAGATAGAGAGGCTTGAGAAGGAGAGGCAAGCCGATATGAGGAGTTACAAGGGACTAATGGTAACTGACAAAATGACATCTAACAAAGACATTGCTTCAAGCAACAAATCGCTTCAGGAACTCGAAGACGATTTCATGTAAACGTGAAGGCTTATCATGTTGTATCAGCCTtggatgatgataatgatgatcgGTTTCAACTTTTGTTTCTACCTAAAACCTTAACTTGGTTCTTATACGAACTCTCTTTCGTCCATTTGAATGTTTCAGAGGATTGAATGCGAGTTGTGAGAAAAACAGagagcatatatatatagtagaagAGGTACAAGACTCTTGCGTACTTTATTAATCAATGggattataaaataacaaataatagtaaCGACATTTATCTAGTTACTGCCTGAaatgctgaaaaaaaaacaaaatagagaTTATTTATTAGGACCGGTGTTTCAGACGTGTTTGGTAACAGCGGCGTGAATAGAGTCAGCAAGGTGCGGAACCGTCTTGGAGCTAAGACCAGCCATGCTTATCCTCCCGTCGGATGTCATGTAAACGTGGTACTCTTTAGTCATAAAAGAGACTTGAGCTGAGTTTAAACCCGTGAACGTAAACATACCAATCTGCTTTATGATGTGACTCCAGTCACCAGGCGTCCCTCGAGCACTTAACGCCTCGAAAAGCTGTTTTCTCATGCTGATGATATGATCAGCCATGGCTTTCAGTTCAAGAGTCCATTCGTTGAACAAGTTCCTGTCACGGAGGATTACAGCCATGATTGATGCACCGTGAATCGGAGGGTTTGAGT encodes:
- the LOC106383026 gene encoding coiled-coil domain-containing protein 25-like isoform X1, which gives rise to MVFYFKARPDAGDYTIFMGLDKFENEELIKYGFPEDVWFHVDKMSSAHVYLRLHRGQGFDDISEGVLEDCAQLVKANSIQGNKVNNVDVVYTPWSNLKKTASMDAGQVGFHNSKMVRTIRVEKRVNEIVNRLNKTKVERTPDFRAEREAVNAAERAERKHHLREKKKHEEIERLEKERQADMRSYKGLMVTDKMTSNKDIASSNKSLQELEDDFM
- the LOC106383026 gene encoding coiled-coil domain-containing protein 25-like isoform X2 — its product is MSSAHVYLRLHRGQGFDDISEGVLEDCAQLVKANSIQGNKVNNVDVVYTPWSNLKKTASMDAGQVGFHNSKMVRTIRVEKRVNEIVNRLNKTKVERTPDFRAEREAVNAAERAERKHHLREKKKHEEIERLEKERQADMRSYKGLMVTDKMTSNKDIASSNKSLQELEDDFM